DNA sequence from the Juglans microcarpa x Juglans regia isolate MS1-56 chromosome 5S, Jm3101_v1.0, whole genome shotgun sequence genome:
tattttataaaattttaataaagaaaaaaaattgaataaaaatattataaatttaaaatattgttataatattattttttattttgaaatttgaaaaaattaaattattttttatgttttattttaaagtttaagaaagttgtaatgattagataatgaaaaagttgaaaatttaaaattaaaaaaatttatgtttaaataatattttgatgttaaaataagatgagatgaaatgtatTGAGATAAGCTAAACTGCCTAAATATTTGTTGCTCATACTTTCGACCATGGATGGGcaaaaataattcatatataaaaaatgatatttgaacgAGTGATTGACTCATGGTCAAGtcaattttctaaaaattttaaaaatgattttaagttttgtttaaataaaatattatttttatttatcatatttttaaaaattccgGTACACTGTCGATAAAAATAAGGTTCTGAGGAACAGTACCGTCTTTATGTACCATGTAGCAAGTCCAGGTGTGTACTTGGAATATGCCCCTTTATTTCTCGCTCCTGGGCatgaatgaaaaaagaaaaactgggTAATGAAGTTTGGGCTAAAGGACACATAATGATGCtcaccccctcccccccccccccaaaagcaATCTCATGTTGTATTGATGAGTGTATCACTGCATGCATGCTCATACGTGCATAATGTATCGCAGGGTCCTTAAAATCTCATTTACCACAGTGATTGAGATAACATAATAGAGTTTAGCTACAAATCAATTACTGTTCACATCACACACCCCACCCCTATAACTTTTCATAGGGTGCGGACGTGTTTTTCATcgaatatattagtatttttcataaggtgtggggtgtgggatagtgaataataactgatgagaataatttttctaatattaaacCTATACATGAACttacttatattttatgttctgctcttcatatataaatacactaaaTAATATGATAATGGGCACCACCCCAATTCCTCTATTCTGGTCTACTCCAAAGCATGATCCAGAAACTACTGTTTCCTTTATCCTTTCTTCCCCCCTTCTACCATTCCTAGCACCGATTCCCCATCCAATAAAATGACACTCCGTTCCTCTATCACCATTTTTGCAGTgctaatttcaaatcacaagcCCAGTTGATTCTGCCAAGTCGTGGTGTCTACTCACAAGAGTCCAGCGACTTAGCTCCTCTAGCTTCCCATCATTCAAACGGAATATTCGTTTAGCCATCAAAACTGTTTCCAACCGATGTGCAATGACCAGTACCTATAAACATATATAGGTCACTCTAATTAAGCACAATATTTGATTCCTTGTGAAAACTTGCAATTACTTAATTCTAACTAAAAAAATGCATCCATACGTACACCCCAAACTGATAGAATTATTCGTTTACTTACTGTACGATTTTGCATCATGCGCTCCACAGCTTGTCTCACCAATAACTCAGACCTACTATCTAGAGCAGAAGTTGCTTCATCCAATATCAGTATAGCGGGATTTTGATATAGTGCTCTTGCAAGAGCTAGTCTGCATTTATGAGATAACCCCGTGGTTAACTAACAAATAGAGCTTTTCAAGAGATTCAGCCACACAGCAAAATATGATGATGCTGATTACAGGACTGTGCCTGGTAACCATGTTAAACATTATCTGACAATAATTAAATCTAGCATCATACTAAAGAAGAGTTCAGACGTAAAGCTTCACCTTTGCTTTTGGCCTCCACTCAAAATTGAGCCCCTTGGTCCAATGTTAGTTTTGTAACCTTCTGGAAGTTTTCTGATAAATTCATCAGCATTTGCAGTTTGTGCTGCATGCTCAACCCTCTCCATGTCAATGCTCGACATCAGATCCCTATACCCAATGTTCTCAGCAACTGTCCCTGAAAACAGTGTCTAATAAAAGCGAACATTATCATGATGACCATTCCAAAAGGTTTCCATAAATTACCATGTGTTCCAATTTTACAAAGTCGCCCATTGCACGAGCATTTTAATAAAACCATTGAATTGGAGCTTTGGACTATGCTTCTTAAGTGAGTATAAAACGAGTATAGAGGGGAAGCCTACTTCCCTATATTAAACTATCTTCCAAGTTCCAGGTAAGGATCTTGGAACTTGCAAGGTGCATGCCAGTTGTACCCTACAATTAGTATGAAGTAGCCAACTGGCCCGAGACGCATTCATTGACAAAACCGCCATACATAGCAACCAAATAATTCATACAAACTTCTGGTACAACTTATGGGCATCATGAGATAAGAGGCCTTAATTTTTAGGGCATCTAGTGAAGCTCTTATGTGTCGCCTGCCTTCCTCTAttttgtttggggggggggggggagttaaaagaagaaagagaacagTCCTTAGTAACTTACTATATCCTGAGAAACCAGACTGACATGTCTCCTCAAACTATCCAACCGGATGTCTTGGATGTTATGGTTATCAATAAGTATACCACCTGTTAACATGTGAAGAACAGATAATCATTCCCAATTAAAAGAAGTAACTTTTCCAATACCAAGATGAACATTAAAGTTTGCAATTCGTTGTAGTTCAAAAGCCAAACCAGATAAAGGATCATAAAGCCGAAGAAGCAATTTTATAAGGGTAGTCTTTCCTCCTCCAGAAGGCCCAACAAGAGCAATTGTCTCTCCAGCTTTAATATGGAGGTTCACTCCATTCAAAACTAAGGGCACATTATCCCCATATCCAAATGAGATATCACAAAATTTCACCTCCCCTTCTATACAGTCCAAATCAATGGCATCTGTTTTCTCGATCACCTGTATTGAAGcttacatttattttcttaccaCAGCAAAGCagataataactaaaataataatcacaaatGTAAAAGTAACTAAATAAGAGTATGAAGATATCGGTCCAAAGAGTAATCAACCTTAGATGTACCTTAGAGTTGACCCTGGTCAAATCAAACAGGCGTTCAATAGCAGGTTCTCCTTGCTTCAACTCATTGTATGCTTTCCCCACACCCTGCGTTATTTTTTATGTTCAGATTCATAACTTAAGGAAGCTCCTCAATGGCTGAAGcataataacaacaaaaaaagcaaTTAGAAAAAAGGCCGTAGacgttttccttcttttttctcatCAGAGAAGAATATGAGGACAATAGACTTTTGAACtacattatttttcctttcttttctttttgcaaaaGGAACAGGACAATGTTGCCACTATCATGCCAGAATTACTCGAAGAgtacaagaaaaaaacattaaactTCAAGTCAGCTAAAAAACATGCAGATCAGAAACTGGGAACAAACTGACACAAAACAGGAACAGgctaaaataacattaaaaaagtagaaaagagaggaaaattaATTACCTGAATTGGCTCAACTAAAAAAACCAATGAGGTAATGAATGAAACCAGGCTACCGCCATTGAAAGAACCACTTGAAACCATCAGCGAACCAgcacaaaaaacaaacaatgcTCCAAAATATATAATCTGTGTTATCTGAGGAATGAACgccttcattttcttctttctcaattGATCAGATAAGTTGGTATGAGCAAGCCTTTGAAACCTGGCACTTTCACACAGCTCTGAGTTGTTTGCTTTCACAAATAGAATAGCTGGAAGGACCTAAAACGTATAGAAACTATATTACATAATTGCACCAGGTTATGTCCAATAGCAAAGAAGATTTAACTACAAACTCCATGAACAAGCATGAGGAAAGCATAACAGTAGGTGCAATTTATAGTCAATACTTTTGATACTTTAACAGGAAAATCAAAAGGTGAGAATAATTGTTAAGGAAACCAACCAAACATTACGATCAAGACAAATTTAAACATTCACGAAGTACCATGGGACATTTCGAGTAGCAGAGAAAAAAACACCTCATTTAAATAGGCTGAGAGGGCAGCAATACTCATATGTGCCTCGTTAGATATCGTTCTAAGCTTCTCGCCAAGATGGGCAACGAGAAGAGCCATACATGGAATCACCTATAATtgcatcaataaaattagacaCACCCTTAATAAAATGCACGACTCGTGATCATAAGCTTCAAACTGACTAAATAGTCCGCTTATTTTGTTCCTCACCAATGCCGAAATGATTGAAAGGGCTGGGCTGATCATTAACATCTGCGCCGCCATCGCTGATAATTGCAGAGTACTGGGTACAATGGTCTGTCACGCAAAATCAGAATCTTTCTAGTTGAAATACTAGAGAGAGATAGTACGGACATCATAGATATACACtcgtacaaaaaaaaataaaaatccggCTGTAATCACAACCTACCTACCACCATCATATCTGACGTCTCCTTTTTCATTCCACAAATTCAAGTATCAGAAAGATACTATACTGAACACCAAGGGAAAAAAGTCACTTCACTCACATTGAGAACAGCATAGACGGTATCGGCGATATCGGCCACCTCAGCGGTGATCCGATACGCGATATCCCCGGCCGAAACGGCGCCGCCATATTCGGAAAATGCCAGGTCCCTCTCCAGAACCCTATCGAAGACGTAGACCCTAAGTCGATATGCGGCGTTCAAGGCGGCGTCCCAGAGGAACGCTTGCTGCCAGTAGCTAGCGAAGAAGCGGACCAAGACCAGAGCCCCTAAGAAAAAACCCTCGTTCCTCAACCTAAGGGCGTCGACGTAGGTAAGGACGGAGGAGAGTTTCCCGATCTTGGGGACGAGCATGGAGAGGGATAGGACGGAGACGAGGCTGCAGAGCCAGCCGGCAAGGATGGGCGTGCATTGGGAGAGGAGGTAGGGTTGGAGGGAACCGAGGGTGCGGGAGACGGGGCGAGGTTTATCAGAAGAGGTGGAGTTTAAGGAGGGATGGTGGGAAGGGAGGTTGAGGGAATAAAGAGGTTTGAGGGAGGGCTTTCTGGGAAAGAGATATAGCTGAGTTGAGGAAGGTTGACGGAATACGTAGGGTATTGGGTTGAGGAATACTGTAAGAGGTGGCGAAGATGGAGAGTTTCGAAGAACGATTCTGGACATTTGCGTTTAGTCTTCTATGTTTATCAGAATTCAGAGGTGAGGTGGGAAAATGAATTTGTTTGTACGAGGAAGAGCAAGCAAAGTAGTGTAGCCAGACAGAGAACAAGCAATGACTCACCGCGCGTCTCCCTTGTTTGTAATGCTGCGCAGCAAATCTCTCCTCTTTCTATCTCCTAATTATAGTTTGTATCCACAACAGACGGTGGCAGAAACTCCATGTTCGACATCAACATCGAAGAAACAAAAGCACcccaatttataattaaaaaaacaaaaagcaggGTATTATACGGCTATATCATGTTCTATCAACTTCTTCGTTATGCTGTTGTTTCCTTCTTCGTTCGGACGAGCTATTTCTAATCAAGTAAAATTATTACACCGTCAGTCACTTCTTTGTTGCTTCTAAATTACCATtcattttgtaatttattcCTCATTTCAAGATCCAACAGTTCAAGGATTGTGCCGTGTAATCCTAAACTTCAGTGCAGGTTTCAAGTTGCCCAGAACCAAATGGAACTTAAATGTAAAAACAGTTTGAACTTTGTAACATTTTTCCATTTCAACCAATGGATGCATTACAAGTACACATCTGAACTGGTGAACAAGACGTGTTGATATACATGATGTTTGGTTTACATTGACCGTTGCAGGAACATTCATTTACACAGCTACCGTGCTCGCGATGAAAAAAGCCAACGGCCTTGCACGGCTCAAAGAACCTTGGATATCTCACCTTTGAAAAGGTATGTAATGACATGTATCTCCATAGTACCAAATTGAGAGCCTATGATGAATTGACATGAAGTCACCAGTGCAGCACCCTCTTAGCTTTTAGTTCCCAGCCTCAAAACCACAGGGACTTGGCCTTGTTGATGCTGAGTCTACGAGCTGCCTCCTTGATCCTGGTCTCCTCTTTCTCCTAGCAGTACCAGGAGGAGCCtaatacatttataaaaaaaccatcaactttttaattaaaagcatACCCATCAGAGTACCGAGGTTGAAAAAGGCCTATCAGCACTCCAGAAACAAATTAGCAATGTTCCATGAAGCTTGTTTAATATAACTACTCATGGTAGAATCAAATATTTTCTATGATATTCATGCCCCAATAATGTCCCAACATTGTGTCTTGCATTGAACATGCGTAATAAGAGAGAATTTATGAATTTCCAGAAGGATATTACCAGCCTGCTTAGCCTATCCTAGTTTGAACAATATCCCGCATCTAGTAACACCAGCGCACCCCAATAATTCTAATACAAATGTAGAAAGATGGAAACTGAACAGTAGACCACATTCTAACTCAAATCATATGAATTCAATTAAATAACACAAGCACAGACACAAGTAAGCAAATAAGGCACCTTTTGGTCAGCTTTGAGCGCCTCCTCAAGATTGCTCAATGCAGGAATGGATCCACCTTCCATTACACCCATCAAATTCTTCATGCGAAAGCGCATTTGGAAGAGTTGAGCAACAAGTTGACTCACCTATttttcatgtcataaaaaacaTTCCATATGAGGACAGGTAAGATGAAACCAGTTTACCAAACTTGCATCAAATAGCAACAATACAAGCCTGCTGCTCCGTTTTCCCAGAATCTTCAGCAACTCTTTTCCTCCTGGCAGGAGATTCTGCCAATAATTCGggcttctctctttcctctATAAGCGAAGAAGAGAATCATAAACAGAAAAAACTAAACAGACTACGTTACATGGGAACAAAGAACATTGCTCCAATCATAACGAGACAATAGATCCACTTTTATTTAccaaatataattttgatataaagcAGAGAGATAAAAATACCTGGCGTCATTGCTTCAATCATTGCTTCCATTATCTTTAAACTCTTCTCTGCTTCTCGAATTTGTGCAGGAGTAACCTGATTGCACGCACGTAGGGAAGTTAAATCCAGAGTTGAAGACAATTAATAATCGAGTAGTCATCACAGTTCTGCTTCATTATGAATACTGGAGAATGGCCATAAGCTCAGCTGTCTCATAATGCTTTTCTCAATATACTCGCTAAGAAGTACAAGAATTGGAGCTCAGGAAATTGTAAAGCAGGAAAAAGATTATGGGAGAGAAATTAGACCCATATGTAATACCATCATTCTACTCAATACACCTACAagcaaaattaaattagaaaaatagtGGGAAACTGACTTCATACCTTCCCCATACCAGGGATCATTCCTATAACACGAGTCATGGAGCCCATTCGTGCAACAGCTCGAGTTTGCTTTAAGAAATCATTGAAGTCAAATTTTGCACTCATTATCTTCTTTTGCAGCTCTTCAGCATCTTCTTGTCGCATCTAGGCAGACAATGTAAtgaaaaactcataaaaatatttccttttctgTGGCCTCCCAAGTCCATaactcatcaaaatattttttacttccATATAATAAAACTTACAACTTCTTGTGCCTTCTCCACAAAGGAGAGGACATCTCCCATTCCTAAGATCCGTCCTGCCATACGGTTAGGGTAGAAAGGTTCAAGGTCCTCCATACGCTCTCCCCGCCCTACAAGTTTGATTGGTTTTCCTGATACCTATCATCATTtgtattacaaaaataaattataagattttcatTAGTGAAAGCAGTTTAACAGGAAGATAATTACTTGAAAGCCAcaacaagaaaatcaaaataaaaaaatcatgtaaaaatgATACTAATATGGTAACAATATTCCACCACTCCAATAGTCAAAGAAGCAACGTAGATATCCTTTCTGTTCTGTTTAAGGAAACAAGACATATAATTTTAACAGATTTTCAAATGGCACATTGAAATGCAACATACAATCTCAAAGAAGCAGCTGATAATAGAAGTTTTAGAAACTTTCTATACATCTGGGAAAAGGGCCACAGTGAACTAACAGATAACACCTAAAATTTAGGAGAAGCAAGGCTGCATGGGGTTGTGTGTGttgaagagaaagagagggtgGGAGGTACAGGAGGGGAGGCGTTGCACGCACTAAACAGTCAACTGAATTTTCATGAAGTGGGTCGGACAGGTCCAACAATGTAGAGAAAAAACTAGATTTCGGTTCGGAACAGATTGCACAGCCTTATTCCGTTCTTGGGTTCACCATAacacatttattttatcataGCTAAGCTTTATTTTCCAAACTGCCCCCTAAAACTCACACCTAATTCCCATACAATAGTACCTCATGACTGTAATCTCCTccaaatattaatatcaaacaTAACCTGAACAGTCAGCATGGTTAATTTCAGTTTTTGCTCGTGTGCGTATATGCTTCAGGATTTTCAAATGAATAGAACTAACTTCAAAGGCACTTGAGCTAAGTTGGGCAGGGGCGATTTTAATGGGCTTTATGTCCATGAACTTCTTTTTACAGTTGAGAACCCTAGTTAGGTATTTCTTATGTATACGTTACTTGGCTATACcaattattatgaataaaacttcttgattaccttaAAAAAGGTATTTGAGCTAACATTAACATATCAATGGCATTGAAAGTATCGCCAATAATGAAAAAGCTTACAGGAAAGAGCTATTACGAGTTCTATGTTGAGAAagaaattcatttgaaattaaattataggACAATACGGCAAACCTCTTTGACGCTCAAAGCTGCTCCACCTCTAGAATCC
Encoded proteins:
- the LOC121267608 gene encoding ABC transporter B family member 29, chloroplastic, producing the protein MSRIVLRNSPSSPPLTVFLNPIPYVFRQPSSTQLYLFPRKPSLKPLYSLNLPSHHPSLNSTSSDKPRPVSRTLGSLQPYLLSQCTPILAGWLCSLVSVLSLSMLVPKIGKLSSVLTYVDALRLRNEGFFLGALVLVRFFASYWQQAFLWDAALNAAYRLRVYVFDRVLERDLAFSEYGGAVSAGDIAYRITAEVADIADTVYAVLNTIVPSTLQLSAMAAQMLMISPALSIISALVIPCMALLVAHLGEKLRTISNEAHMSIAALSAYLNEVLPAILFVKANNSELCESARFQRLAHTNLSDQLRKKKMKAFIPQITQIIYFGALFVFCAGSLMVSSGSFNGGSLVSFITSLVFLVEPIQGVGKAYNELKQGEPAIERLFDLTRVNSKVIEKTDAIDLDCIEGEVKFCDISFGYGDNVPLVLNGVNLHIKAGETIALVGPSGGGKTTLIKLLLRLYDPLSGGILIDNHNIQDIRLDSLRRHVSLVSQDITLFSGTVAENIGYRDLMSSIDMERVEHAAQTANADEFIRKLPEGYKTNIGPRGSILSGGQKQRLALARALYQNPAILILDEATSALDSRSELLVRQAVERMMQNRTVLVIAHRLETVLMAKRIFRLNDGKLEELSRWTLVSRHHDLAESTGLVI